The Nicotiana tabacum cultivar K326 chromosome 1, ASM71507v2, whole genome shotgun sequence genome segment taaaaggtcggggaaatgccagtttccgagctatgccacaaaagaagagggatatccccagcagaaagggattatccccagcaaataatatcatccccaacaagttgtggagcgcagagcaaggaatgagaaaaggaaaagccatcccagtaggagtatcacaaccaaccaccacgttttaaactaacaaattttgtttgatttgaaacaggtaaaggaaatggcattgataacagaaatgcatgccataagggagactgtcaaactggggcagaaaattttcctttcatttggaaaattttctggaagtcaggtacccattcgaggaagaataaagatagcaccagtctcaagggaagtggtatttgaaccagtgttgccccaacataataagtttaaatggaggaagtattccccagcagacagaataaagggatgacacttgtgctcagaaaagcaaaaagtcattatcatccccagcagcttccagaagaatgaagcatcgacttgaagggataaaattccccagtagcgttatcctcaacaacgttatcccgagaagataacacttttatccccagcagtgttgaaaaaaaaattgaatttgaaggaggggaagaaggGAGACTTCCCTagtagtattatccccagcaatcaggcgcccacctggagaacaaggaagagcagttggagtattagcaatcaggcgtccacctggagaacaaggaagagcagttgaggtatcagcaatcaggagcccacctggataataagggaatacaatggaagtatcagcaatcaggagcccacctggagaataagggaatacatttcaaattttaagtaatcaggagcccccccCCTGAAAAATAGAATGGtgatttgttggttgaagttgggagcctgcccatataacagaggaatacattcagtcttttcattgagaaaaaaaaacgaaaaaagaaagaaaaagggggaagtagtttgcagaggaatgaaacatcctactcaaaaggaagtaattttggaaggagtaagataacatatttactcaacagagttatccacagcagtgttatccccagtggatcatcgagatgtagaagcatcctcgacaaagtttcgggcaacccagagtgggtaaggaagaaaaggaaaagtcatccccagcaaaataatccccagcagtttcgagggaagacaacacaggtaagtaaataattcaggaagaaggaaatggttcacgtataggagaggcatttcctcctaagtctagtttcacccataggagatgcatttcctcctaagtttacttttaccccataggagatgcatttcctcctaagtttagtttttacccataggagatgcatttcctcctaagtttgttttagtttcacccataggagatgcatttcctcctaagtttgtttttacccataggagatgcatttcctcctaagtttgttttagtttcacccataggagatgcatttcctcctaagtttgtttttgcccataggagagacatttcctcctaagttgttgttgaaccaatatgagacgcatttcctcctaagtttagtttcacacataggagaggcatttcctcctaagtttagtttcacccataggagagacatttcctcctaagttgttgttgaaccaataggagaggcatttcctcctaagtttagtttcacccataggagaggcatttcctcctaagtttgttttcacccataggagaggcatttcctcctaagtttagtttcaccccataggagatgcatttcctcctaagtttagtcttacccataggagaggcatttcctcctaagtttattttacccataggagaggcatttcctcctaagttgttgttgaaatcaggagtccgcctggagaacagagacatacttttcaagtatgacgtcaggagcccgcctgaagagaggaaaggcgtttttaaaagttgttgaaatcttgccaacctaaagaaaggaatggcgatgtattgtttgaagtcaggagcccgcctgaagagaggaatggcgattaatttcaaagttgttgtcaggagcccgcctgaagagaggaaaggcgtttttaaaagttgttgaaatcttgccaacctaaagaaaggaatggcgatgtattgtttgaagtcaggagcccgcctgaagagaggaatggcgatttattttcaaagttgttgttgaagtcaggagtctgcctggagaacagagacatacttttcaagcattgaagttgggagcccgcccagataacagaggcatacattcagtctttacatttcaagagttgaagttgggagcccgcccagataacagaggaatacatttcagtcttttcatttcaagcattgaagttgggagcccgcccagataacagaggaatacatttcagtcttttcatttcaagcattgaagttgggagcctgcccagataacagaggcatacattcagtctttacatttcaagagttgaagttgggagcccgcccagataacagaggaatacattcagtctttacatttcaagagttgaagttgggagcccgcccagataacagaggaatacatttcagtcttttcatttcaagcattgaagttgggagcctgcccagataacagaggaatacattcagtctttacatttcaagagttaaagttgggagcccgcctagataacagaggaatacattttagtcttttcatttcaagcattgaagttgggagcccgcccagataacagaggcatacatttcagtcttttcatttcaagcattgaagttgggagcccgcccatataacagaggcatacatttcagtctttaattttcaagtgttgaaattgggagcccgcccagataacagaggcatacatttcagtctttacatttcaagcattgaagttgggagcccgccagataacaaaggcatacattcagtctttaatttcaagtattgaagttgggagcccgcccctagaacaagaggcatacatttcaagatcaagtcagaggacaataaaacagagggttacaacaggaatccccagcaggagacaataaaattccccgacactgggaaacagaaggttgcaacaagaggtcacagtacaaactcaagtacatgtgtcaaaagaagaaaaacaccggaagaaatgcaagcagacaaggaagcaaggcaacaaaaacaaattgtactctatcctagcttcttgttttcttttaagcatggtgtaacaaggagatcggtaagcagtggtaatagcatgcaacaacagtaacaatgcagtctcacggtagtcccagctaccaaaatttctcgaactacattgacctgattcctgtttagcccaggatatgtaggaaacctttgaagcaaaggttcggtcaaatctttttcaaaaaatgcttcacacggagtactcggatgggcaaaaatcgctcgctttatctttgcacgaaaacccttcgtgtcttcgggcaaagaggggcagctgtaagcacgtgatttttgccctatatgagaattactcccaaaaaattcaaaaataaaatgatttttctttggtgtgtaattttgtgatattttgaataattatttgtatttgtctgtgcgtgtttattcgctaaattaataaaaatacaaaaatatgtcgcattttgcatgtaggatttaattctacaattgttagtaattaaaattgttttacaaaaattaaaaaattacaaaaataggcatcgtttgcatttttagcatttaatgtccaaatatacaattttatgcttaattaatacttaattgtgcgttaattgttattgggagttaatttgcgcctttataacttaatttagttcttaataatagtttaagtattttcataatttagttttagaaaaataaaagaagaaaagagagcgaaaatataaagaaagtcggaattgggcctcttcttcaatttcaagctataggcccaaaaaatggcccaatcttccctacgaccgagtccatttcgaactgggtcgacccagtccataacccaaaagacccaaacccctttgtcttacattttacaacacaaaacaaaagaaaaaaaagaagaaaaaaccctaaaaagactaagaagtcatccgcccccctcctatcttcttcttcttcctcaagtttctccaaggtcatccatggcttccccctcaaagctcaaccatggctgcccaatGTCACACTCACACACGCACAACCCCTCGTCGGACCACCCAAATCGACCCCCGTCCGccattaaaaccaaacgaccaccttcAAACTTCGACATCCATGGTTGTCCCCCCCCTTGTTTCTTCGTCGTCTTCTTCACCACGTCCAGTCATGGACGACTTCAAACAGCCCCAAGCAGCCATGAACGAGCAGCCATGACGAGCAGCAATGACTCCCAGCAGCTACACCATCTTCGTCGCGTCCAAACAACCATTATCGCAGTTGTTTCTGCGTCATCCATGTCGCTGCTGTTGCGTCCTTTTCTCTTCGCCATTGCTGCTGTTTTTGTCCTCCATTGCTGCTGTTTTTTGTCCTCCATTGTTGCTGCTTTTTGTCCTCCATTGTTGCTGCGTTTCCACTGCTCCATCGACGACGAACAACTCGTCGACCTTCACCAAACATGCTTGCCGCTGctgctgtttttttttttgccttcatcttctcttcgtcttcgtcgtcatttgttcgagctttggtcgaggctcggacagatttgtttacaatcaaagttcttcgttgattcatctccggttagttgtttttgagttttattttgtccatatttcgtttttatatttctcgaagttaaaatcgttaaagaattcaataccagttttgttcgttgttcatcgttgaaatcatttttctagtttgttcatgttcatgtgctttgttaaattaattttcagatttcaaaatagaagtttaattagttgttttcatattcatttcatgtttgtattattgtttaagtgaatatttgttagtttgatgtttgttagattcaaattgaaatttaattaactatttcttcaatttgtttcatgtgtttatgtattgttggaaattgttaatattgttaagttcaagcttaagttcataattgtttattcgccaatcttgttatttgtctaaaaagaatttagttgtgttaaaggaaatatattgatttaatcgtttaatccgtcatgtttgttgtgttaaatagattcattcatgttcatactttgtttggatgatcttgaatccgaattttgtatagtttgatttcttgtttatcatttgtgattatttcttgaattggtctcataatcttgtttaaagtttaatataagaattgtttgttgtaatgttgttagagttgattttaagttcaatattattgaatttaagaatctaaatatacttgtttgattgttgttgttgtttaaatccgaaaaataggtttgttgttgctaaaaatattgttcaattaaattttagttgttcttggttgttcaatttgtgttcatgtgatttgttgttgaaatgttgttaaaatcatgttcatgtgatattgttgttatgatgttcatccgtgttcatattgttgtttgaacattgttagaaattgatcatattgtctatattttggttaagtttgattaattgatgtgttatagctgatgggtagtttggtaaatttgtaatacgttcaggggtagtttggtaatttcagtaaggtcggaaggggtagtttaggaattgtacattttgtaattgtttatttgaagcatgggggacaaaatgaaatggggtgggttgtgatatgattatttaatataaaggggggacaagatttaatttaaaggggaatcttgcattattttaaatgaagcatgggggacaaaatgaaatggggtggtgtgatatgtttatttaatgtaatggggatgagtggaaagataatgggttgggtagagaaaaagtattgattttaattaattgaaaggtttatgggatgagttatatatgtgaagtcttgaaatcaaaagaaGAGAAGACAGGGAGATagagaaaaaatacacagatacgagagagagaaacaaatctgaaaataagagagagaaaagggctgaacatttaagagatagaaaattctgaaaaatatttaagctttcaaaataaaaaaaaactaaaaaaaaatattctgctttcttttgttgtttgaaatcataattaattgttgtttcatcaaagctggaagattttttttttttttttggattactactccactggtttgttactgttgctgggctattgttgctgtgttgtactgattttactgctgctgctgattctcatattcattttcttttgcttccaatatcaggtacacaactgaaaagctggttattgtaatccgaaatatgaagcatgaatacatatgaagaatgaaaatttgaagttttaatttcgttttttttctttgtttcttttgttgattgtatttaagctatttcatgaattactaaataatagctggaataagaaaataatatcataagttagtctgtaataaatcagttcggcaaaacaggttaattcactagctatgaaggcttcaagattgtaggttgatcatgaacaagtagctaaatttagttaaaacatgaatttaaattaaacatcgtaaattaggcattaaggcatgacttgagcttaagcaagattagaagaacgtttaagtctaataaattttctaataagctttagtaattatggttaaatctagtttcaaatgattgtgaataattaatctcaataatattttttttaaaaaaataataataataacaatgctgagttttaatctagctatatttgtttattttgaatattagttgttgaatttttattttatttaaaatttcgaaattaagagtaaatttttttttcatcaatatttgtattaaccaagcaattagcatgtcatgttttcttaaaattataaaagctagtaattaattaggattatctttctttattttagagactaatttttatagaaaaaatgtagtcgctttaagatttgtccatttaaaataaatgagatgagcctcgcttaatgaaatgtatagatttcggggccctcaataaatgtacagttaattgcttagaattagggaggaaccgttttagcaaatttcacggccctacccaaaataatgacacgctagttgctctaggcgcgtatttaataatgttatttccttaaatacgggtgtgcatttatgtaacccaaatctaaatctcaacggagtcgaaatgtgtcgatgaccacgggtgcaattgattgcgacgtgatttgaaatacgttttcacaatgttgcaatttttcgtaaaataaaataacaataaataaaaagaataataaaagcggctaagggataaaatttgcacataagtttataatacgtattatattagataatcaagccgaatataacagttaagcgaccgtgctagaaccacggaactcgggaatgcctaacaccttctcccgggttaatagaattccttatccggatttctggtgcgcagactgtaatacagagtcattcttttcctcgattcgggattaaaataggtgacttgggacaccctaaatctcccaagtggcgactctgaaataaagaaataaatcccgtttcgactgtcctttaattggaaaaactcatgTACCCCcgcgagggcggaaaaaggaggtgtgacaaattcGCCTCCATTCCGTAACAACCCAGATAAATAATCAAGACTCTAATACCACTGTTTTGTCGAGGAAGAGGCAAgcccgaaaataaagaagataacgAACACCAAATTTTAATGTGGAAAACctttcaaatcgaaggtaaaaaccacGGAATTACAAAGATCCAAAAAGCTCCACTATAACAATAAAAAGGTTataaaagttctccaaattgactacacaacaagtgccaaacattgagcaacaatagcaacaacaaatcaattgaagaaagaggagaatcCACAAAAATAAAGTTGTTGTTCGAGGCTTGAAATCAGATTCTACAAGTCTCCAAATTCGATCTTCACCATTCAAATCAAACAGCAAGATGTTACGGACACTCGGTCAAAATTGCAGCTCGATCCAATGGTTAACGAATCGAAAAATGTAATTTGAAATTGGTTGGTCGGaataaaaatctgcagcaaaacaaatatttttcttctctcttctctcttgatgaaagctctctcaaaaccactcttatgtgcttaagtctttcaaagacttgtaccaatgagcatagaataattcttcaaggttgtcctatttatagatcatgagtggtgctttctcttaaagttaaaacccactcaaaataggaataaacacCGAATCCAATTCCGAATAGGAATgaaaaccaaaagagaataggattaggccattgggcctttggctggacaacatgggCATGTGCTCAACAGTTTTAGCATTTAAAACCTTTTTCTAAACCTGTTGGGTGTTCATTTTCCACCAAGAAATATATTCcatttaattcctaattattcGGGCACAACAGGGACACCGATATTTAATTAACGAGACTTCCTATTATGGACTTAATTAGAAGTATCCGAATTAATACTACCAtaataaattatgaattattccactaaaaattcgtaactgCACTCCGCAgttcaattttgaaatttttccattatattaaaccttatttaactccccatgttaagattcagattctaatcaaataaattaaatgactgacaatttaattcattgattacttcttttagactttcgcttaactatTTCATATGAtggatacaaaatccacctgcagggtttacacatgaaaacttataagctatCATAAAGGcgtatcatcaatctctagaccgagacatggattccatcaactaactattattttgccaatgtatatcattattgtccaatttacgaggcatattgacccacaaaaagatctcgccttttaataaatcaaaacaataattaatatacactactaataataattatatcaaaatTAAGAGTATAATTACGTTTAGTGGCTAGAGAAGTTATTTTATTAAATCAATATAAAATACTTATTTCTAGTTAGttcgttcaatacatacaaaatgtactagcataAGAAGTCGGAATTAAACCATTTCCAAAATCAAGatgaattatatttaatcttgtgctacaatcattcctaaTGGTTTGttcaattccatcattagattgtgaacatgatCTTATATTTATAAGAACTGATGATTTAATCTTCCCTGTATAatctaaactctatacactaacaTTTACTATATAAGTAAATGACACAAACGAATATATAAtcaatttgaaattttattaaaaattaaataaataattgttttataataaatattatatCAAAACTAAAATGCATGATTAATAGTATATATCTCAACAACCGCGTGGTTGATTTAAAGTGGGTAAACAAGCAAAAGTTTAGAAACTCCGGGTATAACTTAATGGGGGTCCTGAAATCGGCTAAATGTGCACTTCCCCTTTAGTTAGTAGTACCTAGTTTTGGATAAGAACAGAACCACTCTACTTTGCTAGTGGGTTAAAGAGTGGAATTGTGTACTAGTCCTAAGTAGAAGGCCCGTAGTTTCAATTTATTCTAGgcccatttttactttaattaagggAATATATctaggagaaattcaaaaatagtcagatttacaagtagtcattcaaaaataatcacaatttcaaaaggaattgaaatttagccacttttcatgtaaagataaatcttaaCAAAAATACCATTCAATATTCggaaaaaatactccagtataatatactggatttcAGCATAAGTATATTGGAGATTAGAGTACCAGTGCTCCactctccagtatattatactagaactttTCGCGTGTTcgagtttcagcataatatgctggaaattcatacacatgtgcaccgatctccagtatattatgctggaacttttcgttttataacaaaatagtggctatttttcaatgactttgcaaacattggctatttttgaatgaccagtccgaaaattggctagcccatgctattttcACATTATATTTCGAAAATGAATTTCtatttatgtttttgtttttagttGCTTTCTATTGTCTCGCATAGATTTCGCACGAGGCAGAAAACTATATACATATAGAGAGAGAGGTTGTTTTGTGGCAAGACAAATTAGATTAGGTTGTTTTGTGGCAGAACTCATATGTATGTGGCTAGTCTTTATTGAAAGCTTATGGACAATGCTACCAAAAAAAGTGGCAAAAAGTATAAACCAAATCTTGCAGTTTAGAATGCAACATAGTAATTTTCCAATGAAAttattactatttaattaattatcACTGAGTaaccataatttttttttttggcttctCATCCAATGTTCTTTTTTAGCTTGATTAATCTGAATTTGTGCTGGAAACCGTAAATTGATGACTTGGAACCTTTGAACTTATGGATGCTCATATCAAAGTAACATGTCTTGTTTTTCCTCCCTTTTTCTTTCACAGTACACCAGATTCTTAATCACACGTTAATATAGTCAAATCTCTCTATAACAGTCTCGTTTGTTCCAAATATTTTTGGctattatagagaacatatattataacataacatgaaaattggttccaaaaagtttgacttttataatGAAGTATTGTTATATAAGAACGCTGTTATACAGAGGTCTGACTGTACAAATATAACACACTATTGCCTTATGAATTATGATCAATCTTTATACACATCAAAAacttaaataaaattacaaaagacaaaaacaatattgtatatattACCTAGAGAGAGACACTATTCTGTTGCAATCGATATCTCTAACATCCTGACTTTTCAAATCAACAGTCATTTTACAACTCATTTTCATTTCAGCACTCTTCTTAATAATGTTCAAAATATTAACTCTTCCATTAATTCTTGTATATATACTCAGAGACACCTCACCGGACTTTAAGTCATTCCCTAGCCGGGGAATGCTCAAAATTTTCTCCACCATAACTTCCACCGTCACGTTTATCGGTAACGTCCGCCGTGCCTTAGCGGTGCCCGGCGGCGTTAGACCTTCTCCGACGACCACGTCATGATAAAACAAACTAGTCGTTGCTTTATTAAACTTGAATGAGGCTGCATTAGGGTTTTTCACGGACACGTCAGCAGAGACCGTTAAATTAACGTTAGGTTGGAGAGTGGAACTACTTCTGAGATAGCTTAATCCGTCAATCTTGACGGAGTTCAACCTTATAGACGGTGAATGTACACGGAAAACGGTGAAACCAAGAACCAACATGATCACAACGAGAACTAACACGCCGGCTATACAACAGCCGCAGCATTTAATACATCTTCGACGACGACGTTTCTTCTTATGTAATTCcatgttaatataattatcgtCGTTATCGATGTTAATCCGATGTGAGCCTTGTGCCAAAAATCGAGCTTTATCGTTGATAGAAGTCATGGATGAAGTTGGAGATTGTGGTGGAGACATTTTTTTGAAATTATGAACGTTTTTTTGTTTAGTTTGTGGCACATTAAGAAAGTTTAGTGTAACGAGTGTTTTATACTAATATACATAAAATTATGGGAATATCTTGACATAATATTGTACTAATTACCGTGTTTGCACGAATTTGAATGTTGACTTGGCGGGGTCATTGATGTGTGTATAGATTCTCTAATTTGCTGTGTTATGTGTGGAATTTTATTATAGAATGATAATGCCAATATCTTTAACATTATTAGTGTAGCTTAATGTATAATAACATGATTGTTATTAATGCTTATCATATTTAGAGATTTATAAGTAATTatcttataatttattttttctttttaaaatgatcttgataaagaaaacaaaaaagggaaTGGAAGAATGACTCGTGAGGAGAATGAGAATTTGACATCTAAAGCAAAATAGCATAGGGAAATGGTTGGGACGATTAATGAGATTACATAGGCAAGTTTGACCCGAAACCAAACTTGGGCCGATTAGTGAGAGCAACCATGGTCCATGGTGTATCTCAACCATTAaaaagggatctttacacaaatagccggtcatattcattgattttttttctagtcatatataaatattatatattgattatatacaattatacacatataatacataaagtACGCATATATTATACCTGCATCGACTATTTATAGTTTAAGTGGTTGGATGAGCTgatatttgggttaattcttccaTTAAAAAGGTCGTAACTGTCCTTGGGCCAATATGACAACGAGACAATCATATCATGCCACTAGCAAATGGAGCACAAGTTCTTGGTTGGGAAAATTATGCGACACATTAAATGTTTTTACTGTATTTACTATTCGTAGTTATACTTTTATTAAATTTATCACTCGTagctttatttgaattttataacaaattcataaaataagagattaattattttgaactGAAATAAAAGAGCAATAAGCTTTCGtaactcaattggttagagtgcTTGCTTAGCTAGCGAAGGTCTTG includes the following:
- the LOC107771828 gene encoding uncharacterized protein LOC107771828; amino-acid sequence: MSPPQSPTSSMTSINDKARFLAQGSHRINIDNDDNYINMELHKKKRRRRRCIKCCGCCIAGVLVLVVIMLVLGFTVFRVHSPSIRLNSVKIDGLSYLRSSSTLQPNVNLTVSADVSVKNPNAASFKFNKATTSLFYHDVVVGEGLTPPGTAKARRTLPINVTVEVMVEKILSIPRLGNDLKSGEVSLSIYTRINGRVNILNIIKKSAEMKMSCKMTVDLKSQDVRDIDCNRIVSLSR